Part of the Pseudarthrobacter sp. NBSH8 genome is shown below.
GAACACCAGCGGTACGGGTCGCGGACAATCACTGAAGGGGCCCAGGCGAGATCCGATGCCGTCCACTTCCCGGCAGCGTCCTGGCTGAACTGCGCCCGCACCAGCAGGCCCTCGTTGTTCACCACATACCAGGGCGACAGTTCGGTGACGCCGTTGCCCAGCCCGTAGACGATCCATGTTCCCTTGTAGTTTTCGACGGGCAGCACCGAATGGGTGTGGTGGCCGTAGATCATGGTGAACTGGCCGCTGTCCACCAGGGCATGCGCCACTTCCTGCTGTTGGGCGTTGGCTTCGCTGGAATACTCATCACCGGCATGCATGGCCCCGAGCACAATGTCCGCACCAAGAGCCCGTGCCTTGACGGCCTTGGCGATCATGGTGGGCGCATCCAGCATGTCCACCTGCCAGTCATATTCAGGGTATTGGCCGTTGAGGCCGTAGGCCCCCTGAATGATGGCGATCTTGGCGGCGTTGGTCTGCAGGATCAGGATTCCCTGCGACTCGGTCTGCGTGCGGTAGGAACCGGTGTGCTTCAGCCCCGCGGCATCCAGTGCATCCAGGGTGCGCAGCACTCCGTCCGTGCTCCGGTCGATCGTGTGGTTACTCGCGGTGGTGCACGCCACGTACCCCACCGCCTTGGACGCTGTAATGATCTGAGGCGGGACGTTGAACGACGGGTACGCCGAGAACGGTCCGTCGGGCCCGGCCACAGGGGTTTCCTGATGGCAGATGGCGAGGTCGCTGGCGTGGATGTACTTGCGCTGGCCTTCGAGGAGTGGGGTGAAGTCCAGGCCTGTTTTCCCCGCCGCGGCGGCGTCGTCGCGAGCCTGCTGCCAGAGCTGGGTATGGATCAGCATGTCGCCGGTCACCAGCACGGACGTGCAGCGCAGGGTGGGGCAGGCCGGCCCCGCGCCGGGGGTGGGAGTGGGCGTTGGGGTGGGGGTCGCCGTCGGGCTTGGCTGCCTTGTCCCGGCGCCGGTAGTCGCGGCTGCACCGGAGGACGGAGCGGTCTGTTCGGCAACCAGGCCGCATCCAGCCAGCAGGGCAGCGGCCAGGATGCCGGCGGAAACCGCAGCAGCGGAACGAACAGCAACAGCGCGCACCGAAGCAGCGCCCAACCTTTTCCCCATGCGTCATTGTAGGTCTGACCGTCGCACAAATGCCGCAAAGCCGCGCGTTGAGAAGCATACGGCAGTATGAAAGGTTAGCGAGATGACGAATCCCTTCCTTAGTAACAGCACCCTGCCTTATGGGTTGCCGCCTTTTGCCCACATCAGAGCATCCGATTACGCCGAGGCCATCGAGGCTGGCCTGGCGGAACATCTGGTGGAAATCCAGGCGGTCGTGGACAACCCGGCGCCGGCGAACTTCGAGAATACAGCTGTGGCCATGGAAAAAGCCGGCCAACTGCTCGAGCGGGCCACGGCCTCCTTCTTCACCCTCGCCTCCGCCGACGCGACAGACGAAATCCGTGACCTGGAGACCGAACTCTCACCCCGCATTTCGGCCCATCAGGACGAGATCTACCTCAATCGGGCACTGTTCGACAGGTTCGCGGCGATTGACACCTCCGGGCTTGACCCTGAGTCCGTCCGGCTCGTGGAGGAGTATGTGAAGGAGTTCCGCCAGTCCGGGATCCGGCTCGACAAACCGGGCCAGGAACGGCTGAAGGAAATCAACGCGGAGCTGTCCACACTGGGCACGGAATATGGCCAGCGGGTCAAGGCGGCCATGAAATCGGCCGCACTGCTGCTGGACACGGCAGCAGAGTTGGCCGGCTTGCCGGCCGACGATGTCGCCAGCGCCGCTGAGGCGGCCCGCGCCGTTGGCCACGACGGAAAATTCCTGCTGACGCTGATCCAGCCCAGCAACCAGCCCGCCCTGGCTGCCCTGGAAAACCGGGACGTCCGCCGTCGGCTGTTTGAGGCCTCCACCGGCCGGGGCAGTGACGGCGGTGGCCTCGACGTCCTGGAACTGGTCAGGTCGACGGCCCGCCTGCGCGCTGAAAAGGCAGCCCTTTTGGGTTTCGCCAACTATGCCGAACTCGTGGTGGACCGCCAGACGGCCCGCAACTTTGAGGCGGTCCAGTCCATGCTGAACAGGCTGGCCCCCGCCGCCGTACGCAATGCCGACGCCGAGGCTTCGGCGCTGGCCGAGGCGGCAGGGCATCCGCTGGAGGCCTGGGACTGGGCGTTTTACTCAGCCAAGGTGCGGCGGGATAAGTACGCAGTGGACGAGCAGGCGCTCCGCCCCTACTTCGAGCTGGACCGCGTTCTCCGGGACGGCGTCTTCTTCGCCGCCACATCCCTGTACGGCATCACCTTCCACGAACGGAAGGACCTCGCAGGTTACCACCCGGACGTCCGCGTCTGGGAAGTGCGGGACCAGGACGGCAGCGGGCTGGGGTTGTTCCTGGGCGACTACTACACCCGCGAATCCAAACGGGGCGGCGCCTGGATGAACTCGCTGGTGGAACAGTCGGGCCTGCTCGGCACCCGGCCCGTGGTGATCAACAACCTCAATATCTCCAAGCCGCCGGCAGGCGAGCCCACTCTACTGACGCTGGACGAGCTGCGCACCACTTTCCACGAGTTCGGACACGCGCTCCACGGCCTGTTATCGGACGTGGCGTATCCCCGGTTCGCCGGGACTGCTGTACCCCGCGACTTTGTGGAGTACCCGTCGCAGGTCAACGAGATGTGGATCCTGTGGCCGGAGGTGCTTGCAAATTATGCCCGGCACCACGCCACCGGCGCACCTCTTCCGCAACAGGTTGTGGACAAGCTGAACGACGCTCAGCTCTGGGGCGAAGGCTTCGGGACGACGGAATACCTCGGCGCTGCGTTACTGGATCTGGCCTGGCATGTGCTGGACGAAACCGGAATCCCCGACGATGTCCCCGCGTTTGAGGCGAAGTCCCTCGCGGCCGCGGGCGTGGCGCATGCCCTGATCCCGCCGCGTTACCGAACCGGATATTTCCAGCACATCTTCGCGGGAGCCGGCTATGCGGCCGGTTATTACTCGTACATCTGGAGTGAGGTGCTGGACGCCGAAACCGTGGACTGGTTCACCGAGAACGGCGGCATAACACGCGCCAACGGCGAACGCTTCCGCCAGGAATTGCTCTCCCGCGGCAACAGCAGGGACCCGCTGGAATCCTTCCACGCACTCCGCGGCCGCGACGCCGAACTCGAACCCCTGCTGAAACGCCGCGGCCTGGGCTGACCACCGACGACGGCGGCGGGCCACCTTCGTAAGGTGACCCGCCGCCGTCGTACTGCTTTAGAGCTGTTACCAGCCGCGCTCGGCGAGGCGGTGCGGCTGCGGGATGTCAGCGACGTTGATGCCCACCATGGCCTCGCCGAGGCCGCGGGAGGCCTTGGCGATGACGTCCGGGTCATCGAAGAACGTGGTGGCCTTGACCACGGCAGCGGCACGCTGGGCCGGGTTGCCGGACTTGAAGATACCGGAACCGACAAATACACCGTCAGCGCCGAGCTGCATCATCATCGCAGCGTCGGCCGGGGTGGCAATGCCGCCGGCGGTGAACAGCACCACGGGGAGCTTGCCGGCAGCGGCAACTTCCTTGACCAGTTCGTACGGAGCCTGCAGTTCCTTGGCCGCGACGTAGAGCTCGTCCTCGGGCAGGGCGGCGAGCTTGGCGATCTCGGCGCGGATCTGGCGCATGTGCCCGGTGGCGTTGGAGACATCGCCGGTGCCGGCCTCGCCCTTGGAGCGGATCATGGCCGCGCCTTCGTTGATGCGGCGCAGCGCCTCACCGAGGTTCGTGGCGCCACAGACGAACGGAACCTTGAAGTTCCACTTATCGATGTGGTGGACGTAGTCGGCCGGGGTCAGGACCTCGGACTCGTCAATGTAGTCCACGCCCAGCGACTGCAGGACCTGCGCCTCCACGAAGTGGCCGATCCGGGCCTTGGCCATCACCGGTACGGAGACGGCGTCGATGATCTTGTCGATCATGTCCGGATCGGACATGCGGGACACGCCGCCCTGGGCACGGATATCGGCCGGAACACGTTCGAGCGCCATGACTGCAACGGCACCGGCGTCTTCGGCGATGCGGGCCTGTTCAACGTTGACGACGTCCATGATGACGCCGCCCTTGAGCATCTCAGCCATGCCCCGCTTGACGCGGTTGCTGCCCGTGACGCTGTTCGCGGACGAACCGGCTTCGCTGCTTACATCAGGTGTAGACACAAAAACCCCTATGGGTAGATAGATGATCTTCGCCGGGCGTGAGGGCGGCAAGAAGCCGAAAGTACACGCACCGGGTTGCCGGATACATTGACCGGGCAGTCACAATACTAGTCCCACGCCAGGCGGCAGGCTTAATCAGCCTTAATCCGAAGCCGCGGACTCCGCAAACGCCTGGCGATGGACGGTGGCTACGCGCTGGATGATCGTGATAAGGCTGGCCAGGGCCAGTAGTCCGAGCGTCGCCAGAAGAACCACCGGGGGCAATCCCAGACCGGTAAATCCGGTGACCACCAGCACCGACACCAGTCTCTCGGCGCGCTCGGCGATGCCCACATTCGCCGTGAAGCCGAGGGATTCGGCCTTGGACCGCGCATACGAGACCACCATGCCCAGAACCAGGCAGAGCATGGCTGCGACGGCGATGGCGTGATCGGCGCCCCCCGTGAAGAACCAGATGGCCACGCCCGCGAACAGTGCGCCGTCGGCGATCCTGTCCAAGGTGGAGTCCAGGAAGTTTCCCCAGCGGCCGCCGGTGTCCCGCAGCCGGGCCATAATGCCGTCGAGCACGTCCGAGAAGATGAATGCGGTAATGAACAGGGTGCCCCACCAGAGCTGGCCGAGGGGGTAGAAAACCAACGCACCGACCACCACGCCGGCGGTTCCGATGACCGTCACTGCATCAGGGGAAACACCGATTTTCAGGAGCCAACGCGCAAGCGGAGTGAACAGCGCGGTGAAAAACCCGCGCGCATGCCTATTCAGCATCCGTCTCCCCGGGCCAGGCCTCTGCAACCTGCTGGCGGACTTCATCCAGGGTCTGCGTGATGGCCTTGGTCTGGGCAATGATGGGGAAGAAGTTACCGTCCCCGCCCCAGCGCGGAACGATGTGCTGGTGCAGGTGCGCAGCGATTCCTGCCCCACCCACTACACCCTGGTTCATGCCGAGGTTGAACCCGCCCGGGTTCGCCACCTTGCGCAGGACCCGCATGGCTGTCTGGGTGATCTCCGCAAATTCCGCCGTCTCTTCCACCGTGAGGTCCGTATAGTCCGGGACATGCCGGTAGGGGCAGACCAGGAGATGGCCCGGATTATAGGGAAACAGGTTCAGGACCACGTAACAGGTCTTTCCGCGATAGACGATCAGGGCTTCCTCGTCAGTCCGGCCCGGACCCACGCAGAAGGGGCAGTCGTTCTCGTTCTTGAACTGGTGCTGGCCGCCCTTGATGTAGGCCATCCGGTGCGGAGTCCACAGGCGCTGGAAAGCATCCGGCACGCCCGCGAGATCAAAGTCATCTGTCACGCCGGCATCCCCTGGATATCCTGCGCCTGTGTTCTCCTGCACCGTGTTCTTATCCGTTTCCGCTAGCTGGTCCGGTTACGGACGGCTTCTGTGATCCGCTTGACGGCCTCGGCCACCGGCACGCCGTTGTCCTGGCTCCCGTCACGGAAGCGGAAGGACACCGCGCCGGCCTCGGCGTCGTCGCCGCCGGCGATCAGGACAAACGGGATCTTGTCCTTGCTGGCGGTGCGGATCTTCTTGGGGAACCTGTCCGAGGACGTGTCCACCTCGGCGCGGATGCCCGCCGCCTTGAGCTGGTCAACGACGTCGAACATGTACTCGTTGAACGTTTCGGCCACCGGGATGCCCACCACCTGGACAGGGGAAAGCCACGCCGGGAATGCGCCGGCGTAGTGCTCGGTGAGCACGCCCATGAACCGCTCGATGGAACCGAAGAGTGCACGGTGGATCATCACGGGACGCTGGCGGGTGCCGTCGGCTGCCTGGAACTCCAGCTCGAAGCGTTCCGGGAGGTTGAAGTCCAGCTGGATGGTGGACATCTGCCAGGTGCGGCCCAGCGCGTCCTTGGCCTGGACGGAGATCTTCGGTCCGTAGAAGGCTGCGCCGCCCGGATCCGCAACGAGTTCCAGGCCGGATTCCTCGGCCACCTCGGCGAGTGTCCGGGTGGCTTCTTCCCAGGCTGCGTCCTCGCCGACGTACTTCTCCGGGTCCTTGGTGGACAGCTCCAGGTAGAAGTCGTTCAGACCGTAGTCCTTGAGCAGGTCGAGCACGAACTTCAGGGTCTTGGTGAGCTCGTCCTTCATCTGCTCGCGGGTGCAGTAGATGTGGGCGTCGTCCTGAGTCATGCCACGGACCCGGGTCAGGCCGTGGACCACGCCGGACTTTTCGTACCGGTACACCGAACCGAATTCGAACAGACGCAGGGGCAGCTCACGGTAGGACCGTCCACGCGAGCGGAAGATCAGGTTGTGCATAGGGCAGTTCATCGGCTTCAGGTAGTAGTCCTGGCCGGGCTTGCGCACGGTGCCGTCCTCGTTGAGTTCGGCATCCACGTGCATGGCCGGGAACATGCCCTCCTTGTACCAGTCCAGGTGGCCCGAGACTTCGTACAGGTGGCCCTTGGTGATGTGCGGGGTGTAGACGAACTCGTAGCCGGCATCGACGTGGCGCTGGCGGGAGTAGTCCTCCATCTCCTTGCGGATGATGCCGCCCTTGGGGTGGAACACCGGCAGGCCGGAGCCCAGCTCGTCAGGGAAGGAGAACAGGTCAAGTTCGACGCCGAGCTTGCGGTGGTCGCGCCGCTCAGCCTCCGCGATGCGCTCCTGGTAGGCCTTCAGCGCGTCCTTGGTGGGCCAGGCGGTGCCGTAGATGCGCTGCAGCTGCTGGTTTTTCTGGTTGCCCAGCCAGTACGCCGAGGAGGACCGGGTCAGGGCGAAGGCGTTGGAGATGAGCTTGGTGTTGGGCAGGTGCGGGCCGCGGCAGAGGTCGCACCAGACGGTGGTGCCCTCTTTGCGCTCAACATTGTCGTAGATAGTGATGTCGCCGGCGCCGACCTCGACGTTGACGCCCTCGCCGGCTTCGGCGGCGTTGTTCTTCTTGCCCAGGAGTTCGAGCTTGTAGGGCTCGTTCTTCATGGCCTCGCGGGCCTCGTCCTCGCTGACCACGCGACGGACGAACTTCTGGTTCTGGTTGACGATCTTGAGCATCATCTTCTCAAGGGTCTTGAGGTCCTCGGGGGTGAACGGTTCGGCGACGTCGAAGTCGAAGTAGAAGCCGTCGGTGATGTACGGTCCGATGCCCAGCTTGGCGTCCGGGCGCAGCTGCTGCACTGCCTGGGCCATCACGTGGGCGGTGGAGTGGCGGAGGACGTCCAGGCCGTCAGGGGAAGCGATGGTGACGCCCTCGATCTCGGCGCCCTCGGGCAGCTCCTGGTCCAGGTCCTTCAGCTCGCCGTTGACGCGGGCAACAACAACATCGCGGCGCTCAAAGAAGAGTTCCGCACCGGTTGTCCCGGTAGTCACCTTGGTCTCTTCGCCATCGACGATAAGGGTGATCTGCTGGGCATCTGACACGGGTGTCTCCTATTCAAAGTTTTAGGCTTCATAGCTTGTGGCATACGGGGACCACAGCCAGCCACCGTCAATGCTATCGGTTTCCCGGGAGGCCGACCAACGGGACCCGCGGCCCCTCAGCCGCCCATTCCGGTAATCGCAAGGCTTCGGCTGATCCCGTCCAGGGGATGCGGTACATCGGTGCTCTCCACGCGATCCGCCGCGAACGGCAAGGATTCCATCCGGCTCAGGTCCCAGGCCATGCTGGCGCTCAGGCTGATTCCCCGGGGACCTGTCCGCCGCGTGGTGCCCCGGATCAGCAGCAGCCTGGTGCCGAACAGCAACAGCCCCGCCTGCTCCTGGGCTTCATGGAAGAACACGGAATCGACGCAGCCGGTGCCGTCATCGATGCTGATGAACACCACCCGCCGGCCGCCACGCATGGGCGGGGTCTGGGTGGCGATCCGCACCCCGGCCACCAGCACCTCGGTGTTGTTGCGCAGGCTCAACAGTTTGTCTGCAGTGGTGACCCCCAGCCGGTCCAGCATGGGCCGGTGGCTGTCCATCAGGTGCCCGCTGACGTCTATGGCCATCAGGTCCAGTTCTGCCCGGACGTTTTCCACCAGGGTGGGCGCGGGAAGCCCGGGTTTGACGTTCCGCAGTTCCACATCCCCCAGCGGCAGGGACAGCTGCCCTTCCATGATGTCGATGCCCTTCCGGGTACCGCCCGCGGCCTGGAGCTGTTGCAGGTGCTGGACGAGGTCCGCGCGGTTGGCGGCGCCGCCCGATTCACGGTGCAGGGAATCAAAGGCACCCAGCTGGGCTAGCCTTTTGATACTTGGCTTGCTCAGCCTGGACCGGGCCCGGAGGTCAGCCAGGGAGTCGTAGGGCTGGCCGGCGACAATCCGCTTGAGCTCGGTCCCGGACAGGCCGTAGATGCCGTTAAGGCTCAGCCTGATCCCCAGCTTGCCGGCATCCGGCCCTGCCGCCACCCGTTCCACCCTGTAGTCGGCATGGCTGCGGTTGATGTCCAGCGGCAGGATGGGAATGCCCAGCCTGCGGGCTTCGGCCACCAGCAGCCGTTTGGGGTACATGCCGGGATCGTGTTCCCACAGCCCCGCCAGGAAAGCCTCGGGGTGGTGCGTCTTGAGCCAGGCGGACTGGTAGGTGGGAACGGCAAATGCCGCACCGTGCGCCTTGCAGAAGCCGAAGCTGCCAAAGGCTTTCAGGGTCCCCCAGACCTTGTCCACCACTTCCGGGGCGTACCCCTTGACCCGGGCCTCCCTGCGGAAGAACTCCTCCACCTTCAGCTCGTGGACCTCGTCGCCGAGCGCCCGGCGAAACTCGTCTGCGCGCGCCAGGCCGCACCCGGTCATCACGTGGAAGGTTTTCAGGATCTGTTCATGGAAGACAGTGACCCCATGCGTTTCCTGCAGCACGGGTTTCAGGTCAGGGTGCGGGTATACCTCCGGCGCGAAGCCGTGCCTGTGCTCCAGGAAAGGCCGCACCATGTCCGATTTCATCGGGCCCGGCCGGAACAGCGAAATGTCGATGATGAGGTCGTTGAACTCACGCGGCGCCAGCTTACCGATCAGCTCCCGCTGCCCGGGCGACTCGATCTGGAAGCAGCCCAGGGTGTGGGTACTGCGGATCAGTTCGTAGGTTGCTTCATCATCCAGCGGCACGGCGTTGAGGTCGATGTGCCCGTTCTCGGCGATGTAGTCCGGCCCGGTCCCGTCAGGACCTGCAGGGTGGGCCCCGGCCGCCACCACTTCCGCCTTGGAAGGATGGATCCGGATGACTTCGCGGACGGCAAACGCCATGGCGCTCTGCATCCTGACCCCCAGGACATCAAGCTTGAGCATGCCCATGGGATCCATGTCGTGTTTATCGAACTGGCTCATGGGCAGCCCCAGTCCGCTGGGCTGCACCGGGGTCCGGTCCAGCAGCGTGGCGTCGCCCAGGATCACCCCGCAGGGATGCATGGAGATATGGCGGGGCAGCCGGTCCAGCCGTTCGGTGAGGTCCACCAGCAGGTCAAGCTGCTGGTTTTCGGCGAAGTCCCGCTGTTCCACCCGCCCGGCGAACTCCCGCAGCTCAGGTTTTTCAACCAGTGCCTCACGGAATTTCCTGGCCGAAAAGCGCCACAGCTGCTTGGCGATCTCGCCGACGTCGTCATCGTCCATGCCCAGGGCCATCCCGGCGTCGCGGACGGCACCGCGGGCGCGGTACCCGTTCTGCATGCTCATCAGCGTGACGCGCTCGGAACCGAAGCGGTCAAAGATCCGCCGGTATACGTTGTGCCGTACGGCGCTTTCGACGTCGATGTCGATGTCCGGCAACGTGGCCCGGTCCCGGGACAGGAAGCGTTCGAAGATCAGGTCGTGTTGCAGGGGGTCCACCTGGCTGACATCAATGAGGTAGTTGACCAGGCTTGAAGCCCCGGAACCGCGGGCGGCGGCCCTGACCCCCATGTCCTGGATCATCCGGGAGACCTCCGCGACCGTGAGGAAGTAGGAGGAAAACCCCAGGTTCCTGATGATCCCCAGCTCGTGCTCCAGCCGCGAGCGCATGTCCTTGTGGGCTGAGCCTGATATCCCAGGGAACCGCCTGCTGATCCCGGCCTCACAGCGCTGCACCAGTTCATCGTGCGGGTCCTGGCTGATGCCTATGACCGATGCCTCGGGGACTACCGGCTGCTTCCAGCCCATGTCAGTCACCGGGTCGATCCGGCAGAAGTCGGCGAGCGCCTCGGTCTGTGCCATCAGCTGTTTGAGGTCCGCTGCGCCATACCCTGCGGCGCGGATGATTTCCTTGCCGAGCTGAAGCATCTGCGCAGAGGATTTGAGCCAGGCCTGCCCGTTGGGCTGGAGCAGCGGTTCGGCCGCGAGTTCGGGAAGGGACTTCAGGGTCCGGGCGGAGTCGAGCACGTCTGCCGTGGCGGCACCGTCCTCTGCGCAGTAGCGGACCGCGTTGGTGAGCACGGCCGGTACATGGTGTTCTTCCGCGAGCTTGAGCATACGTACCGCATGGGCGGTGCTCAGGTGCGCCCCGGGGGCAGTGAGCTGGGAAACGACTTCCGCCACCAGGGTTTTTGCGGGCATGGCGTCCAGCCAGCCTTTGAAAAGGGTGCGCGGACGGAGGTAGCGCCGGCCGCTCATGGCCCGTCCGACGTCGGAATCCGGGCCGATCAGTACTGTCAGGACCGGTTTCAGGGTTTTGGGGTCGAGCGTGCGGGAGGCGAGTTCGGCGCGGGTGACCGCCACCGGTACCGCTCCCCCGGCTTTGCCGGAGGTGCGGGCATGGGCATCGGACACCAGCCGGCACAGGGCCCGGTAGCCCGCCCCGTTGTTGTTGCCCCGGGCGAGCACCACCACCCTGCCGGCGAGCTGGGTGCGGTGGTCGCCGTCGTCGTCGAAGACCGCAAGGTCCACACCCACGATGGGGTCGATGCCGGCGGCCATGCAGGCTTTGAGGTGTTTGATGGTGCCGTACAGGCCGTCCCGGTCCGTGCAGGCGAGCGCGGTTGCGCCGTCCGCGGCGACAACCTGGGCCAGTTCGTCGGGCCACGCCACGCCATAGTGTGCGCTGAAGGCCGTGGAAACGTGAAGGTGGGAGAAGCTCATGCCGTTTGGGGCCGGAGTGCGTCGTGGATCCGCAGGATCCTCCAGCGGCCGCTGCCGACATGCCTGCTCAGGTCCAGGGTGAGCGGCTCTCCTGCATCCCGGGGGCCGGCACTCTGCGGGTCCGCCTGTACTTGGACGCGCCAGATTTCGTGGTCCACCAGCCCCGGCCCGCTGCCGAGGGGCGCACGGCGTTCCTCGGCCCACCACTGCCGGCGTTCGTACCACCGGACAGGCTCGGCGCACACGGTGTAGTGCCGCCCGGCCCACTGGAGTTTCAGCGGCTGGCCCGCGGGGGTGCAGACGACGTCCACGGACTCGCTGAACATACCCATGGGCGCCTCCCGGAACTGAACGGAGCTGATGCAAGATGCTGATGCAACAGCAATTATTCGAACACATATTCGAATAAATCCAGTCTACGACGGCGCTTCGACAAAACCTAGACAGGGGTGGACGGACGGGCAGCAGGAGGGCAGGATTGTGGCATGAGCACCCATGACGCACTCCTCAAGCACGTAAGCATCAAGGCCCAGGACGAAAAGCTCGTGGCAACCTTCGATATCGACGGCAACATACCGGGGGCAGGTGCGTACGTAGTGGGACTGGTGGCGGCAAGCCCTGATTACTCATCACAAAGACGGTTGGGCATTGAGTTCATGAACGGGGAGGCCATTGCCTTCTACTCGTTCAGCCATGACCAGAGCGCCGAGGAAAACTATGATCTTGCCGGTGTGACACACTCGGGCAACACCATCACGGGCAACTTCCCCGTCGCGGCCGTCCATGGCCTGGGCAAGGGACACGTCATGTCGGCCTTCAGCGAGGCGGACGGCCGGGAATTCCAGTCGGGCGTCGCCGTCGACGAAGCGCTCTAGGAAGCACGGCACTCCAGGAAACACCGGGCAGGTGCTGCCGGACCCGTGTCCGGACAGCACCTGCGGCGGCGTCAGTTGGTCTCTTTGTGGACCTTCATTTCGAGTTCGATAAACCCTGAGATCATGGCCCGGTAGGTTGATTCCACGATGTCCGGATCGATGTCCTTCTTTTCCGCGGCGGACCGGACATGCTCAATCACCCGTTCCACCCGGCCGGGGGCACGGACTTCAGCGTCGTCCCCCTTCAGGGTTCCGGCGATCCGTATCAGGCGTTCCCGCCGCGCAATGAGCGTGACAATCTGCTCATCAACTTCGTCGACCGCAATCCGAACGGCTGCGAGCTGTTCCTTGTCGGCCAAAGCATCCCGATCGTTTCCTTGAATTGTTGCCATCTTCTGACAGTATCGAAGCATGCAGCCCAGAGTCGACTTCATCTCACTAGGCGTTCGCAGTGTTGACGCCTCCCGCCGGTTCTACGCCGAAGGCCTCGGCTGGCCTGTCCACCGCGAGTTCCCCGGCGATGTGGTGTTCATCCAGGTCAACCACGGCCTCATCCTTTCCCTGTGGGATGCCGCGCAGATGCACGCCGAGGCCGGCGTAGGCGCTCCTGGCCCGGTCCCCTGCATCACACTCAGCCACAACCTGCCCAGCACCGAGGCGGTGGACCGGGTCATGGCGGAGGCGGCCTCGGCCGGGGCCACCATCGTCGCCGCGCCGGTCACCCAGCCCTGGGGCGGGTACAGCGGCTATTTCGCCGATCCGGACGGCTTCCGCTGGGAAATTGCCTATAACCCGACCTGGACAGTGGACGACGGCGGCCAGGTCAGCGTTTAGGGGCCGGGCACCTCTGCCGTCAGCCGGGTCAGCGAACGGACCACCTCAGAACAGCGCCTCCACCGGCCGGATGAGCTCCGGGGAGTTGTTGCGCACGTTGCCCACCTCGGTGCCCACG
Proteins encoded:
- a CDS encoding CapA family protein; its protein translation is MGKRLGAASVRAVAVRSAAAVSAGILAAALLAGCGLVAEQTAPSSGAAATTGAGTRQPSPTATPTPTPTPTPGAGPACPTLRCTSVLVTGDMLIHTQLWQQARDDAAAAGKTGLDFTPLLEGQRKYIHASDLAICHQETPVAGPDGPFSAYPSFNVPPQIITASKAVGYVACTTASNHTIDRSTDGVLRTLDALDAAGLKHTGSYRTQTESQGILILQTNAAKIAIIQGAYGLNGQYPEYDWQVDMLDAPTMIAKAVKARALGADIVLGAMHAGDEYSSEANAQQQEVAHALVDSGQFTMIYGHHTHSVLPVENYKGTWIVYGLGNGVTELSPWYVVNNEGLLVRAQFSQDAAGKWTASDLAWAPSVIVRDPYRWCSVATDAPQGVCATPEADAATRLRTATVVESMGAAAAGAHELLITKDP
- a CDS encoding M3 family metallopeptidase → MTNPFLSNSTLPYGLPPFAHIRASDYAEAIEAGLAEHLVEIQAVVDNPAPANFENTAVAMEKAGQLLERATASFFTLASADATDEIRDLETELSPRISAHQDEIYLNRALFDRFAAIDTSGLDPESVRLVEEYVKEFRQSGIRLDKPGQERLKEINAELSTLGTEYGQRVKAAMKSAALLLDTAAELAGLPADDVASAAEAARAVGHDGKFLLTLIQPSNQPALAALENRDVRRRLFEASTGRGSDGGGLDVLELVRSTARLRAEKAALLGFANYAELVVDRQTARNFEAVQSMLNRLAPAAVRNADAEASALAEAAGHPLEAWDWAFYSAKVRRDKYAVDEQALRPYFELDRVLRDGVFFAATSLYGITFHERKDLAGYHPDVRVWEVRDQDGSGLGLFLGDYYTRESKRGGAWMNSLVEQSGLLGTRPVVINNLNISKPPAGEPTLLTLDELRTTFHEFGHALHGLLSDVAYPRFAGTAVPRDFVEYPSQVNEMWILWPEVLANYARHHATGAPLPQQVVDKLNDAQLWGEGFGTTEYLGAALLDLAWHVLDETGIPDDVPAFEAKSLAAAGVAHALIPPRYRTGYFQHIFAGAGYAAGYYSYIWSEVLDAETVDWFTENGGITRANGERFRQELLSRGNSRDPLESFHALRGRDAELEPLLKRRGLG
- the pdxS gene encoding pyridoxal 5'-phosphate synthase lyase subunit PdxS → MSTPDVSSEAGSSANSVTGSNRVKRGMAEMLKGGVIMDVVNVEQARIAEDAGAVAVMALERVPADIRAQGGVSRMSDPDMIDKIIDAVSVPVMAKARIGHFVEAQVLQSLGVDYIDESEVLTPADYVHHIDKWNFKVPFVCGATNLGEALRRINEGAAMIRSKGEAGTGDVSNATGHMRQIRAEIAKLAALPEDELYVAAKELQAPYELVKEVAAAGKLPVVLFTAGGIATPADAAMMMQLGADGVFVGSGIFKSGNPAQRAAAVVKATTFFDDPDVIAKASRGLGEAMVGINVADIPQPHRLAERGW
- the pgsA gene encoding phosphatidylinositol phosphate synthase, whose amino-acid sequence is MLNRHARGFFTALFTPLARWLLKIGVSPDAVTVIGTAGVVVGALVFYPLGQLWWGTLFITAFIFSDVLDGIMARLRDTGGRWGNFLDSTLDRIADGALFAGVAIWFFTGGADHAIAVAAMLCLVLGMVVSYARSKAESLGFTANVGIAERAERLVSVLVVTGFTGLGLPPVVLLATLGLLALASLITIIQRVATVHRQAFAESAASD
- a CDS encoding HIT domain-containing protein, with the translated sequence MQENTGAGYPGDAGVTDDFDLAGVPDAFQRLWTPHRMAYIKGGQHQFKNENDCPFCVGPGRTDEEALIVYRGKTCYVVLNLFPYNPGHLLVCPYRHVPDYTDLTVEETAEFAEITQTAMRVLRKVANPGGFNLGMNQGVVGGAGIAAHLHQHIVPRWGGDGNFFPIIAQTKAITQTLDEVRQQVAEAWPGETDAE
- the thrS gene encoding threonine--tRNA ligase, giving the protein MSDAQQITLIVDGEETKVTTGTTGAELFFERRDVVVARVNGELKDLDQELPEGAEIEGVTIASPDGLDVLRHSTAHVMAQAVQQLRPDAKLGIGPYITDGFYFDFDVAEPFTPEDLKTLEKMMLKIVNQNQKFVRRVVSEDEAREAMKNEPYKLELLGKKNNAAEAGEGVNVEVGAGDITIYDNVERKEGTTVWCDLCRGPHLPNTKLISNAFALTRSSSAYWLGNQKNQQLQRIYGTAWPTKDALKAYQERIAEAERRDHRKLGVELDLFSFPDELGSGLPVFHPKGGIIRKEMEDYSRQRHVDAGYEFVYTPHITKGHLYEVSGHLDWYKEGMFPAMHVDAELNEDGTVRKPGQDYYLKPMNCPMHNLIFRSRGRSYRELPLRLFEFGSVYRYEKSGVVHGLTRVRGMTQDDAHIYCTREQMKDELTKTLKFVLDLLKDYGLNDFYLELSTKDPEKYVGEDAAWEEATRTLAEVAEESGLELVADPGGAAFYGPKISVQAKDALGRTWQMSTIQLDFNLPERFELEFQAADGTRQRPVMIHRALFGSIERFMGVLTEHYAGAFPAWLSPVQVVGIPVAETFNEYMFDVVDQLKAAGIRAEVDTSSDRFPKKIRTASKDKIPFVLIAGGDDAEAGAVSFRFRDGSQDNGVPVAEAVKRITEAVRNRTS